The Microbacterium sp. KUDC0406 genome includes a window with the following:
- the ndk gene encoding nucleoside-diphosphate kinase codes for MATEETLVLVKPDGVARGLTGAILARIEAKGYALVDLRLVEPDRDLLAGHYAEHEGKPFYEPLIEFMMSGPSVAIRLAGNRVIEGFRSLAGTTDPTTAAPGTIRGDFGRDWGLPVQQNLVHGSDSPESAARELGIWFG; via the coding sequence ATGGCTACCGAAGAAACCCTCGTCCTGGTCAAGCCCGACGGCGTCGCCCGCGGTCTGACCGGTGCGATCCTCGCCCGTATCGAGGCGAAGGGCTACGCGCTCGTCGACCTCCGTCTGGTCGAGCCCGACCGCGACCTGCTCGCCGGGCACTACGCCGAGCACGAGGGCAAGCCCTTCTACGAGCCGCTGATCGAGTTCATGATGTCCGGTCCGTCCGTGGCGATCCGCCTGGCCGGCAACCGCGTCATCGAGGGCTTCCGCTCGCTCGCCGGCACCACCGATCCGACCACCGCCGCACCCGGCACCATCCGCGGCGACTTCGGGCGTGACTGGGGCCTGCCGGTGCAGCAGAACCTCGTGCACGGCTCGGACAGCCCCGAGTCGGCCGCCCGCGAGCTGGGCATCTGGTTCGGCTGA
- a CDS encoding vitamin K epoxide reductase family protein, translated as MASEPSPAVVPRTHLALALTLIIGGALGLLAAFSLEMDHILLLQKPDSALTCNINSILNCGKNIDSPQGSTFGFPNPILGLMMFPAPIVVGFALLAKARFSAWFWWIFNAGMLFAISFVYWLAFQSIFVIGTLCPWCALVYLVVIPMFLGTTVRNLRAGLAGKALQRFGDAIVAWVPLISILGYVIIFGAAQLQLNILSTLF; from the coding sequence ATGGCCTCAGAACCCAGCCCCGCCGTCGTGCCCCGGACGCACCTCGCCCTCGCCCTCACGCTGATCATCGGAGGGGCGCTCGGACTCCTCGCCGCGTTCTCGCTGGAGATGGACCACATCCTGCTGCTGCAGAAGCCCGACTCCGCGCTCACCTGCAACATCAACAGCATCCTGAACTGCGGCAAGAACATCGATTCGCCGCAGGGCAGCACGTTCGGCTTCCCGAACCCGATCCTGGGCCTGATGATGTTCCCCGCCCCGATCGTCGTGGGCTTCGCGCTGCTGGCGAAGGCACGGTTCTCGGCCTGGTTCTGGTGGATCTTCAACGCCGGGATGCTGTTCGCCATCTCCTTCGTGTACTGGCTGGCCTTCCAGAGCATCTTCGTGATCGGCACCCTGTGCCCCTGGTGCGCGCTGGTCTACCTCGTCGTCATCCCGATGTTCCTCGGCACGACCGTGCGCAACCTGCGAGCCGGTCTCGCGGGGAAGGCGCTGCAGCGCTTCGGCGACGCGATCGTGGCATGGGTTCCGCTGATCTCGATCCTCGGCTACGTGATCATCTTCGGCGCGGCTCAGCTGCAGCTGAACATCCTGTCCACGCTGTTCTGA
- a CDS encoding DUF4031 domain-containing protein, producing MAVLVDDPLWPAHGRLWAHLASDSSLDELHAFALAQGVPARAFDRDHYDVPEDLVPKLIAAGAEHVGGKELVTRLIASGLRIPARDRR from the coding sequence ATGGCTGTACTCGTCGACGATCCGCTCTGGCCCGCGCACGGACGACTGTGGGCGCACCTGGCCAGCGACAGCAGTCTCGACGAACTGCACGCCTTCGCGCTCGCGCAGGGCGTGCCGGCGCGAGCGTTCGACCGCGATCACTACGACGTCCCCGAAGACCTCGTACCGAAGCTCATCGCCGCCGGTGCGGAGCACGTGGGCGGCAAGGAGCTCGTCACGAGGCTGATCGCGTCAGGACTGCGCATCCCCGCCCGCGACCGGCGCTGA
- the rplU gene encoding 50S ribosomal protein L21 → MVYAVVRAGGRQEKVEVGTIVQLDRVQAAQGEKIELPAVLLVDGATVTTDADKLAKVKVTAEVIGNLRGPKIVIQKYKNKTGYKKRQGHRQELTRVKITGIK, encoded by the coding sequence GTGGTTTACGCAGTTGTGCGCGCCGGTGGGCGGCAGGAGAAGGTCGAGGTCGGCACGATCGTTCAGCTCGACCGTGTTCAGGCTGCCCAGGGCGAGAAGATCGAGCTGCCGGCTGTGCTGCTCGTCGATGGCGCAACGGTGACCACCGACGCCGACAAGCTGGCGAAGGTCAAGGTGACCGCCGAGGTCATCGGCAACCTGCGCGGCCCGAAGATCGTCATCCAGAAGTACAAGAACAAGACCGGCTACAAGAAGCGCCAGGGGCACCGTCAGGAGCTCACGCGCGTCAAGATCACCGGCATCAAGTAA
- the rpmA gene encoding 50S ribosomal protein L27, with the protein MAHKKGASSTRNGRDSNAQRLGVKRFGGQAVGAGEIIVRQRGTHFHPGVNVGRGGDDTLFALAAGSVEFGAKGGRKVVNIVAAAE; encoded by the coding sequence ATGGCACACAAGAAGGGTGCGAGCTCGACCCGCAACGGTCGTGACTCCAATGCACAGCGACTCGGCGTGAAGCGCTTCGGCGGCCAGGCCGTAGGCGCCGGCGAGATCATCGTCCGCCAGCGCGGCACGCACTTCCACCCCGGCGTCAACGTCGGCCGTGGCGGGGATGACACGCTGTTCGCCCTCGCCGCCGGTTCGGTGGAGTTCGGTGCGAAGGGCGGCCGCAAGGTCGTCAACATCGTCGCCGCCGCCGAGTAG
- the obgE gene encoding GTPase ObgE translates to MVTFVDTVTLHVRGGKGGNGCVSVRREKFKPLAGPDGANGGDGGDVVLVADPQTTTLLSYHHSPHRHGGNGGFGMGDMRSGAAGEHLELPVPVGTVVKDPSGDVLHDMIVPGERYVVAEGGRGGLGNAALASPKRKAPGFALLGTPGYEGDVVLELKTVADVALVGFPSAGKSSLIAAISAARPKIADYPFTTLHPNLGVVQAGESRFTVADVPGLIEGASEGRGLGLDFLRHVERCSALLHVLDCATLEPGRDPLSDLDVILAELAAYEVPEGQVPLLERPQLVALNKIDVPEARDLADLVRPDLEARGFRVFEISSVSHEGLRQLTFALADIVEKHRAELAVEVPAERIVIRPKGAEAAFQVRVEGGTYGNLYRILGEKPWRWVQQTDFQNEEAVGYLADRLERLGIEDALLKAGATAGATVVIGEGDGVVFDWEPSIASAAELITTPRGLDARLDPNTRRTTSERRERYHERMDAKAAARAELEAERIALKDNAAQHGSDGE, encoded by the coding sequence ATGGTCACGTTCGTCGACACCGTGACGCTGCATGTGCGCGGCGGCAAGGGCGGCAACGGCTGCGTGTCGGTGCGCCGCGAAAAGTTCAAGCCGCTCGCCGGGCCCGACGGCGCGAACGGCGGAGACGGCGGCGACGTCGTGCTGGTCGCCGACCCGCAGACCACGACTCTGCTGTCGTACCACCACTCGCCGCATCGACACGGTGGCAACGGCGGCTTCGGCATGGGCGACATGCGCTCCGGCGCGGCGGGGGAGCACCTCGAACTGCCGGTCCCGGTCGGAACGGTCGTGAAGGACCCGTCCGGCGACGTACTGCACGACATGATCGTTCCGGGGGAGCGCTACGTCGTCGCCGAAGGCGGACGCGGAGGCCTCGGCAACGCGGCCCTCGCCTCGCCGAAGCGCAAGGCGCCCGGCTTCGCCCTGCTCGGCACGCCCGGCTACGAGGGCGACGTCGTCCTCGAGCTGAAGACGGTGGCCGACGTGGCGCTCGTGGGCTTCCCCTCGGCGGGGAAGTCCAGCCTGATCGCCGCGATCTCCGCCGCCAGGCCGAAGATCGCCGACTACCCGTTCACCACGCTGCATCCGAATCTCGGCGTCGTGCAGGCCGGCGAGAGCCGGTTCACGGTCGCCGACGTGCCCGGGCTGATCGAGGGCGCCAGCGAGGGCCGCGGGCTCGGGCTGGACTTCCTGCGGCACGTCGAGCGGTGCTCGGCGCTGCTGCACGTGCTCGACTGCGCGACTTTGGAGCCGGGCCGCGATCCGCTCAGCGATCTCGACGTGATCCTGGCCGAACTCGCCGCCTACGAGGTCCCGGAGGGACAGGTCCCGCTGCTGGAGCGTCCGCAGCTGGTGGCGCTCAACAAGATCGACGTGCCCGAGGCCCGTGACCTCGCCGACCTCGTGCGCCCCGATCTCGAGGCGCGCGGCTTCCGCGTGTTCGAGATCTCCTCGGTCTCGCACGAGGGCCTGCGCCAGCTCACGTTCGCTCTCGCGGACATCGTCGAGAAGCACCGAGCCGAGCTGGCCGTCGAGGTTCCCGCCGAGCGCATCGTCATCCGTCCGAAGGGCGCGGAGGCGGCCTTCCAGGTGCGTGTCGAGGGCGGCACCTACGGCAACCTGTACCGGATCCTCGGCGAGAAGCCGTGGCGCTGGGTGCAGCAGACCGATTTCCAGAACGAAGAGGCCGTCGGCTATCTCGCCGACCGCCTGGAGCGCCTCGGCATCGAGGACGCCCTGCTCAAGGCGGGGGCGACCGCGGGCGCGACGGTCGTCATCGGCGAGGGCGACGGCGTCGTGTTCGACTGGGAGCCCTCGATCGCCTCGGCCGCCGAACTGATCACCACGCCGCGCGGTCTGGACGCCCGCCTCGACCCGAACACCCGCCGCACGACGAGTGAGCGTCGCGAGCGCTACCACGAGCGGATGGATGCCAAGGCGGCGGCTCGCGCCGAGCTCGAGGCAGAGCGCATCGCGCTGAAGGACAACGCCGCTCAGCACGGCAGCGACGGCGAATGA
- the proB gene encoding glutamate 5-kinase, translating to MTVRARDGLATAERIVVKVGSSSISGEAAWRIPMLVDALAAAHARGTEIVLVSSGAIASGIPFLSLDARPTDLATQQAAAAVGQNVLVYRYQEALRPFGIIAGQVLLTTGDLDNPTSRSNARRAVERMLGLRVLPIVNENDTVATQEIRFGDNDRLAALVAQLVQADALVLLSDIESLYTKPPTDPSAEPIDVIAAGADLSGLEFGATVVNSVGTGGAATKASAARMAAASGIGVLVTSADLVAQALQGAEIGTWFEPALPDR from the coding sequence ATGACGGTCCGCGCCCGCGACGGACTGGCCACGGCCGAGCGCATTGTCGTGAAGGTCGGCTCGTCGTCGATCAGCGGTGAGGCGGCCTGGCGCATTCCGATGCTCGTGGACGCCCTGGCCGCGGCCCACGCGCGTGGCACCGAGATCGTGCTGGTCTCGTCGGGGGCGATCGCCAGCGGCATCCCGTTCCTCTCGCTCGACGCCCGGCCCACAGACCTGGCGACCCAGCAGGCGGCGGCGGCCGTCGGGCAGAACGTCCTGGTCTACCGCTATCAGGAGGCTCTGCGTCCGTTCGGGATCATCGCGGGGCAGGTGCTGCTCACCACGGGTGACCTGGACAATCCGACCTCGCGCAGCAACGCCCGGCGAGCCGTGGAGCGGATGCTGGGCCTGCGCGTGCTGCCGATCGTCAACGAGAACGACACGGTCGCGACCCAGGAGATCCGGTTCGGCGACAACGACCGCCTCGCGGCGCTCGTCGCCCAGCTGGTGCAGGCAGACGCGCTCGTGCTGCTCAGCGACATCGAGTCGCTCTACACGAAGCCGCCCACGGACCCGTCTGCGGAGCCGATCGACGTGATCGCCGCGGGCGCTGATCTCTCCGGCCTCGAATTCGGAGCGACCGTGGTGAACAGCGTCGGCACCGGCGGCGCCGCCACCAAGGCGTCCGCGGCGCGGATGGCGGCGGCTTCCGGCATCGGCGTGCTGGTGACCAGTGCAGACCTCGTCGCCCAGGCGCTGCAGGGTGCCGAGATCGGCACCTGGTTCGAGCCCGCGCTTCCCGATCGTTGA
- a CDS encoding glutamate-5-semialdehyde dehydrogenase, whose protein sequence is MSADTLTDTAQDRLVRAKDASREVARLTSGDKARILHAIADAIEDESPRIIAANGEDIARGAADGIGDALIDRLRLDERRVASLASAVRDVAALPDPIGRVVGGHRMPNGVALEQVRVPFGVIGAIYEARPNVTVDIAALALRAGNAVVLRGGSAARSSNTVLVQVMRDALLAQGVTPEAIQTVDDFGRDGAKALMHGRGFVDVLVPRGSAGLIQTVVTESTVPVIETGAGVVHIVLDSTAPEDWARDIVVNAKVQRPSVCNAVETVLVLRDAAARLVPVVAGALQAQGVTVHGDAATAALAADIVPATDEDWATEYLSLDVSMRVVDDLDDALEHIRRYSTGHTESIITTDVRNAERFLSEVDSAVVMANASTRFTDGAEFGFGAEVGISTQKLHTRGPMGLSELTSTKWLARGAGQIRA, encoded by the coding sequence ATGAGTGCCGACACCCTCACCGACACCGCTCAGGACCGCCTGGTGCGCGCGAAGGACGCGTCCCGCGAGGTGGCCCGGCTCACCAGTGGCGACAAGGCGCGCATCCTGCATGCGATCGCCGATGCGATCGAGGACGAGTCGCCGAGGATCATCGCCGCGAACGGCGAGGACATCGCCCGGGGCGCGGCCGACGGCATCGGCGACGCCCTCATCGACCGGCTGCGACTGGACGAGAGGCGTGTCGCCTCCCTGGCATCCGCCGTCCGCGACGTGGCGGCTCTGCCCGACCCGATCGGCCGGGTCGTCGGCGGGCATCGGATGCCGAACGGCGTCGCCCTCGAACAGGTGCGGGTCCCGTTCGGGGTCATCGGCGCGATCTACGAGGCCCGGCCCAACGTCACGGTCGACATCGCCGCGCTCGCCCTGCGCGCGGGCAACGCCGTCGTGCTGCGCGGCGGCAGCGCGGCCCGCAGCTCGAACACGGTGCTCGTGCAGGTCATGCGCGACGCTCTGCTCGCGCAGGGCGTGACGCCCGAGGCGATCCAGACCGTCGACGACTTCGGACGCGACGGGGCGAAGGCGCTCATGCACGGGCGGGGATTCGTCGACGTGCTGGTGCCGCGCGGCAGCGCCGGCCTCATCCAGACGGTCGTCACCGAATCGACGGTGCCGGTGATCGAGACCGGCGCCGGGGTGGTGCACATCGTCTTGGACAGCACGGCTCCCGAGGACTGGGCGCGCGACATCGTGGTGAATGCGAAGGTGCAGCGCCCCAGCGTGTGCAACGCGGTGGAGACCGTGCTCGTGCTGAGGGATGCGGCGGCGCGGCTGGTCCCTGTGGTCGCCGGCGCGCTGCAGGCGCAGGGCGTGACGGTGCACGGCGATGCCGCGACCGCAGCTCTTGCCGCGGACATCGTGCCGGCGACGGACGAGGACTGGGCGACCGAGTATCTCAGCCTGGACGTGTCGATGCGCGTCGTCGACGATCTCGACGACGCGCTGGAGCACATCCGGCGCTACAGCACCGGGCACACCGAGTCGATCATCACCACCGACGTGCGCAACGCCGAGCGGTTCCTGTCCGAGGTCGACTCCGCCGTCGTCATGGCCAACGCGTCCACGCGGTTCACCGACGGTGCGGAGTTCGGGTTCGGTGCGGAGGTGGGCATCTCCACTCAGAAACTGCACACCAGGGGCCCGATGGGACTCTCCGAGCTGACCAGCACGAAATGGCTCGCGCGAGGGGCGGGTCAGATCCGCGCCTGA
- the nadD gene encoding nicotinate-nucleotide adenylyltransferase, translated as METSTRRAPRIGVMGGTFDPIHHGHLVAASEVAHSFDLDEVVFVPTGQPWQKKDVSLSEHRYLMTVIATASNPDFTVSRADIDRDGPTYTIDTLKDLQRERPDAELFFITGADAVAQILSWRDHDELWDLAHFVAVSRPGHVLSTDGLPSDDVSQLEVPALSISSTDCRERVRSGEPVWYLVPDGVVQYIAKHHLYRSRA; from the coding sequence ATGGAGACATCCACTCGACGCGCTCCGCGCATCGGCGTGATGGGCGGGACCTTCGATCCGATTCATCATGGCCACCTGGTCGCGGCCAGCGAGGTCGCCCACTCGTTCGATCTGGACGAGGTCGTCTTCGTGCCGACAGGGCAGCCGTGGCAGAAGAAGGATGTCTCGCTGAGCGAGCACCGGTACCTGATGACGGTGATCGCGACGGCCTCCAACCCTGATTTCACCGTCAGCCGCGCCGACATCGACCGCGACGGACCGACGTACACGATCGACACCCTGAAGGATCTTCAGCGCGAAAGGCCCGATGCTGAGCTGTTCTTCATCACAGGTGCGGATGCCGTAGCGCAAATTCTCAGTTGGAGAGACCATGATGAGTTGTGGGACTTGGCTCATTTCGTCGCCGTCTCGCGCCCAGGGCACGTCCTGAGCACGGACGGACTCCCGAGTGACGATGTGAGCCAGCTCGAGGTTCCGGCGCTGTCGATCTCGTCGACGGACTGCCGGGAACGGGTGCGCTCCGGCGAACCCGTCTGGTACCTCGTTCCCGACGGAGTCGTCCAATACATCGCGAAGCATCATCTGTATCGGAGCAGGGCATGA
- the rsfS gene encoding ribosome silencing factor: MQAFENSVQMLQVAAQAAIDKGGEDLVALDVSEPLPLVDIFLLVTGNSERNVAAIADEVEDRLLEAGHRRVRREGRAEARWVLLDFGDLIVHVFHSEERTYYGLERLWKDCPTVPIAAAEPIERA, encoded by the coding sequence ATGCAGGCATTCGAGAACTCGGTGCAGATGCTGCAGGTCGCCGCGCAGGCCGCGATCGACAAGGGCGGAGAGGATCTGGTCGCCCTCGACGTCTCCGAACCGCTGCCGCTGGTCGACATCTTCCTGCTCGTCACCGGTAACAGCGAGCGCAACGTCGCCGCCATCGCCGATGAGGTCGAGGACCGCCTGCTCGAGGCGGGGCACCGGCGCGTGCGCCGGGAGGGCCGCGCCGAGGCGCGCTGGGTGCTGCTGGACTTCGGCGACCTCATCGTGCACGTGTTCCACTCCGAGGAGCGCACGTACTACGGCCTGGAGCGCCTCTGGAAGGACTGCCCGACGGTTCCGATCGCGGCGGCCGAGCCGATCGAACGCGCCTGA
- a CDS encoding SDR family oxidoreductase produces the protein MAVHLVTGAGSGIGATLAHRLQQRGDELVLLARDAGRARQIAAEFPGASMLVGDLAQPERLSWALSKQTVPERIDGVVHAAGVVDLGPVGDLPVALWEQQLAVNLTGPAELTRLLLPVLRVSRGQIVFVNSGAGLHAHAGWSAYAASKHGLKALADALREEERTHGVRVTSVFPGRTATPMQERVHQQEGQEYRPERFIDPESVVSAILTALDLPRDAEITDLTVRPGG, from the coding sequence ATGGCCGTCCACCTCGTCACCGGCGCGGGATCGGGGATCGGTGCCACGCTCGCGCACCGGCTTCAGCAGCGCGGTGACGAGCTCGTGCTGCTGGCGCGGGATGCCGGCAGGGCACGTCAGATCGCCGCGGAGTTCCCCGGCGCATCGATGCTCGTCGGCGACCTCGCCCAGCCCGAGAGGCTCTCGTGGGCGCTCTCGAAGCAGACGGTCCCGGAGCGGATAGACGGGGTCGTGCATGCCGCGGGCGTCGTCGACCTGGGTCCCGTCGGCGATCTGCCCGTGGCGCTGTGGGAGCAGCAGCTCGCCGTGAACCTCACAGGACCGGCTGAGCTCACCAGGCTGCTGCTGCCGGTGCTGCGCGTCTCGCGGGGACAGATCGTGTTCGTCAACTCGGGCGCCGGCCTGCACGCGCACGCCGGCTGGTCGGCGTACGCGGCCTCGAAGCACGGGCTGAAGGCCCTCGCCGACGCGCTCCGCGAGGAGGAGCGCACGCACGGCGTGCGCGTCACATCGGTCTTCCCCGGCCGCACGGCCACACCCATGCAGGAACGGGTGCACCAGCAGGAGGGGCAGGAGTACCGACCGGAGCGGTTCATCGATCCGGAGTCCGTGGTGTCGGCGATCCTCACCGCTCTCGATCTTCCGCGCGACGCCGAGATCACCGACCTCACGGTGCGCCCGGGCGGGTGA
- a CDS encoding alpha/beta fold hydrolase, whose translation MKVVPDAGHLIPQEQPAAVVAAILDVLAQVKAVGTD comes from the coding sequence GTGAAGGTCGTGCCGGACGCCGGGCACCTGATTCCCCAGGAACAGCCCGCCGCCGTCGTCGCAGCGATCCTCGACGTTCTTGCGCAGGTGAAGGCGGTCGGTACGGACTGA
- a CDS encoding alpha/beta fold hydrolase, whose amino-acid sequence MSATDRPQTLDPGEGLTESSVRLADGRRIRTVVAGGGTGPLVAFEAGMTASAWEWLVVQRAVSAHARTLAYDRSGYAGSDDDPQPRTLERMADDLGGVLDAVGETCPVILVAHSWGAPIVRAFAHHHPARVAGVVLVDGSLAAITAVRKQVVLGGISFRITALLARLGVRRALVRLVLPRGFAPEYLPDDIAVTVRDYVSPRAMRTGLREMEEVLAVRPALEVWEREGLPDVPVVALQGGRIENGEAPRAFREEFNREAERVLAGNPADG is encoded by the coding sequence ATGAGCGCGACTGACCGGCCTCAGACGCTCGATCCCGGTGAGGGACTGACCGAGAGCAGCGTGCGACTCGCCGACGGGCGCCGCATCCGCACGGTCGTCGCGGGCGGCGGCACCGGCCCGCTGGTGGCCTTCGAGGCGGGGATGACGGCATCTGCCTGGGAATGGCTCGTCGTGCAGCGGGCCGTCAGTGCCCACGCCCGCACGCTGGCGTACGACCGCTCCGGCTACGCCGGCAGCGACGACGACCCGCAGCCGCGCACGCTCGAGCGGATGGCCGACGACCTCGGCGGCGTGCTGGACGCCGTGGGCGAGACCTGCCCCGTGATCCTCGTCGCGCACAGCTGGGGCGCTCCCATCGTGCGCGCGTTCGCGCATCATCACCCCGCCCGCGTCGCCGGGGTCGTGCTCGTCGACGGGTCGCTCGCGGCGATCACCGCCGTGCGCAAGCAGGTCGTGCTGGGCGGCATCTCCTTCCGCATCACCGCCCTGCTGGCGCGGCTGGGCGTGCGCAGGGCCCTCGTCCGCTTGGTGCTGCCGCGCGGCTTCGCTCCCGAGTACCTCCCCGACGACATCGCCGTCACCGTGCGCGACTATGTCTCGCCCCGCGCGATGCGCACCGGCCTGCGCGAGATGGAGGAGGTGCTCGCCGTGCGGCCCGCGCTCGAAGTCTGGGAGCGGGAAGGGCTGCCCGATGTCCCCGTCGTCGCGCTGCAGGGCGGCCGCATCGAGAACGGCGAGGCGCCGCGCGCGTTCCGCGAGGAGTTCAACCGGGAGGCCGAGCGGGTGCTCGCAGGCAACCCCGCGGACGGGTGA
- a CDS encoding amidase, whose protein sequence is MSALHDLTAAAQLRALRDREVSSRELTEHYLDRIDRLAGPLGAFVTVVPESALAEADRADEQLAAGEGGTLTGIPLGIKDLHATAGIRTTAGSAALADLVPPRDAWTVGLLRGAGAVVVGKTSTAELGSTCYTENYVTDHAAVTPFDTTRYSSGSSGGAATAVAAGLLPFAHGSDSAGSIRTPAATCNLVGVKPSRGLVSIAPASTFLAMGTEGPLARTVEDAAVLLDAMAQSWPGDIYGWRAEAGFAAGLEHPLGHPLTIGVWTETGLDGVDEDAEVSAAVRTTAELLRGAGHDVRELPIPARLDADVVEALRVWLTYAVAMSATTMTPPERYGLFSPLTQHLIREGQGMAAAEVLLAQARLAAYASAFLAAFDGIDVALTPTTARPPVPIGHFLKGGLEQVLTSMLDWSCPTPWVNFTGQPALALPAGFADGGLPLSVQLVGRPRADADLLRLAAQVESAQEWSLVRPDVWNA, encoded by the coding sequence GTGAGCGCGCTGCACGATCTCACCGCCGCTGCCCAGCTGCGCGCGCTGCGAGACCGGGAGGTGAGTTCGCGGGAGCTCACCGAGCACTACCTCGACCGTATCGACCGGCTCGCCGGACCTCTGGGCGCGTTCGTCACCGTCGTTCCGGAATCGGCACTCGCTGAAGCCGACCGCGCCGACGAACAGCTTGCGGCCGGGGAGGGCGGCACGCTCACCGGCATCCCGTTGGGCATCAAGGATCTGCACGCCACCGCCGGCATCCGCACCACCGCCGGTTCCGCCGCGCTGGCGGACCTCGTGCCGCCGAGGGATGCGTGGACGGTCGGACTGCTGCGTGGCGCCGGCGCCGTCGTTGTCGGCAAGACGAGCACCGCCGAGCTCGGGTCCACCTGCTACACCGAGAACTACGTCACCGACCACGCCGCCGTCACCCCCTTCGACACCACCCGCTACTCCAGTGGCTCGTCGGGCGGGGCGGCGACGGCGGTGGCGGCCGGACTTCTGCCGTTCGCGCACGGCAGCGACAGTGCGGGCTCCATCCGCACGCCCGCTGCGACCTGCAACCTCGTCGGCGTCAAACCCAGTCGCGGGCTGGTGAGCATCGCCCCGGCCTCCACCTTCCTCGCGATGGGAACCGAGGGGCCGCTGGCCCGCACCGTTGAGGACGCCGCCGTGCTGCTGGACGCCATGGCTCAGTCCTGGCCGGGAGACATCTACGGCTGGCGCGCCGAAGCGGGCTTCGCAGCCGGGCTGGAGCATCCGCTCGGGCACCCCCTCACCATCGGGGTGTGGACAGAGACCGGGCTCGACGGCGTCGATGAGGATGCCGAGGTGTCGGCCGCCGTGCGCACCACCGCCGAGCTGCTGCGCGGCGCCGGCCACGACGTGCGCGAGCTTCCCATTCCCGCCCGCCTGGACGCCGATGTCGTCGAGGCGCTGAGGGTCTGGCTGACTTACGCTGTGGCGATGTCGGCGACCACGATGACGCCGCCCGAGCGGTACGGGCTCTTCAGCCCCCTCACCCAGCACCTCATACGAGAGGGACAGGGGATGGCCGCCGCGGAGGTGCTGCTTGCGCAGGCGCGACTGGCCGCGTACGCGAGTGCCTTCCTGGCGGCGTTCGACGGTATCGACGTCGCCCTCACTCCCACCACCGCCCGGCCCCCGGTGCCGATCGGGCATTTCCTGAAGGGTGGGTTGGAGCAGGTGCTCACGTCCATGCTGGACTGGTCGTGCCCGACGCCATGGGTCAACTTCACCGGGCAGCCGGCTCTCGCCCTGCCCGCCGGATTCGCCGACGGCGGCCTGCCCCTGTCGGTGCAGCTCGTCGGCCGGCCCCGCGCTGACGCCGACCTGCTGCGACTGGCGGCGCAGGTCGAATCGGCACAGGAATGGTCACTGGTCCGCCCGGATGTGTGGAACGCATGA
- a CDS encoding TetR-like C-terminal domain-containing protein: MPDFDTGTLRGDLRAYLGALWQSWSSDWLEVAIGVLADLDADAERTFRTMTVQRAQPLRDAIVRAVQRGDLVEMPEPAMLGDLLEGPLMHRRLVGRQVMTLDELDALADIVHGLMSTRTVAS, translated from the coding sequence GTGCCCGACTTCGACACCGGAACGCTGCGCGGCGACCTCCGCGCCTACCTCGGCGCGCTGTGGCAGTCGTGGTCGTCGGACTGGCTCGAGGTCGCGATCGGCGTCCTGGCCGATCTGGATGCCGACGCCGAGCGCACCTTCCGCACCATGACCGTGCAGCGCGCGCAGCCGCTGCGCGATGCGATCGTGCGGGCCGTACAGCGTGGCGACCTCGTCGAGATGCCCGAACCCGCCATGCTCGGCGACCTGCTCGAAGGCCCGCTGATGCACCGCCGCCTGGTCGGGCGGCAGGTGATGACCCTCGATGAGCTGGATGCCCTCGCCGACATCGTGCACGGCCTGATGAGCACACGAACGGTGGCCTCGTGA